The Desulfomicrobium orale DSM 12838 genome includes a window with the following:
- a CDS encoding glycosyltransferase family 9 protein: MTPPMSSGPALVVQLARFGDLIQTRRLIRSLLAESPVHLLVDGGLTELARLLYPEVTVHGIPAHANGAGDVWARIRRDVDALAGTDFRRVYNLNFSGLSFALAALFDPETVRGYRFRAGQRLVDFWPSQLMRWSARRAEAGINLVDAWGLYAPAPLSPAAVNPAAVARGGGLGVVMSGQNARRSLPPEILAPIVRAARNRTNGPVHLFGTARDRRAARELASLLPQSLRREVHDLTGGTDWPGLLEAVRGLDLLLSPDTGTAHLAAYLGVPVLGFFLSSAWCHETGPYGAGHLAVQAVCGCAPCLETRPCPANLMCRAPLTHPAVLRFISGRGGAELPEHVAVMSSGFDRLGLVYTPVAGEDPFASRRAEFRALASGLAGLGGGETGAAQEWMRERDWMLPR; this comes from the coding sequence ATGACCCCGCCCATGTCTTCCGGCCCCGCTCTGGTCGTACAGCTGGCCCGTTTCGGCGACCTGATCCAGACCCGGCGGCTGATCCGTTCCCTTCTGGCCGAGAGCCCTGTGCATCTGCTGGTGGACGGCGGCCTCACGGAACTGGCCCGGCTGCTGTATCCGGAAGTCACAGTGCACGGCATACCGGCCCACGCAAATGGCGCCGGGGATGTGTGGGCACGGATACGGCGCGATGTGGACGCTCTGGCCGGGACTGATTTCCGGCGGGTGTACAATCTCAATTTTTCCGGACTCAGTTTCGCCCTGGCCGCCCTGTTCGATCCGGAAACAGTGCGGGGATACAGGTTCCGCGCGGGTCAGCGGCTGGTGGATTTCTGGCCCTCCCAGCTCATGCGCTGGAGCGCCCGCCGTGCCGAAGCGGGCATCAATCTGGTGGATGCCTGGGGTTTGTATGCGCCGGCACCCCTGTCTCCGGCCGCGGTCAATCCGGCGGCCGTCGCCCGCGGCGGAGGTCTGGGCGTGGTCATGTCCGGCCAGAACGCCCGCCGCTCTCTGCCTCCGGAAATTCTGGCGCCCATAGTCCGCGCCGCCCGGAACAGAACGAATGGTCCGGTGCATCTGTTCGGAACGGCCAGAGACCGGCGGGCGGCAAGGGAACTGGCCAGCCTGCTGCCGCAATCCCTGCGTCGGGAAGTCCACGATCTGACCGGCGGGACGGATTGGCCGGGGCTTCTGGAGGCTGTCCGGGGGCTCGATCTGCTTCTTTCACCGGATACGGGAACGGCCCATCTGGCCGCGTATCTGGGCGTTCCGGTGCTTGGTTTCTTTTTGTCTTCGGCCTGGTGTCATGAAACCGGGCCTTACGGGGCCGGACATCTGGCCGTGCAGGCTGTGTGCGGCTGCGCGCCCTGTCTGGAAACGCGGCCCTGTCCTGCAAACCTTATGTGCCGCGCGCCGTTGACCCATCCGGCGGTGCTGCGTTTCATAAGCGGCCGCGGCGGAGCTGAACTGCCGGAGCATGTGGCCGTCATGTCCAGCGGGTTCGATCGTCTTGGGCTGGTCTACACGCCCGTGGCCGGGGAAGATCCTTTCGCGTCGCGCCGGGCCGAGTTTCGGGCGCTGGCCTCGGGGCTGGCCGGTCTGGGCGGCGGGGAGACCGGCGCGGCCCAGGAATGGATGCGGGAAAGGGATTGGATGCTGCCCCGCTGA
- a CDS encoding cytochrome C assembly family protein, with protein sequence MTASRLFELSVALLYLAGSVTYPLGLLLRQPGLKRAAVWTSVTAFALHTVDLVLRFAELGAANLHQRQFYMNLLAWFFVLIFFALWWRLKHDFLSIVTAPLALVLFSSSLAIHTQTMTVPEHFSALWFGLHVGAVFVSLAFVVMAFGAGLAYLFLEQKIKTKTRLPGFFHELPSLETFDRANDWAARIGFPLYTVSMLAGFLWASFTWKKIISWDPKEIVSIIVWIVFALLFHQRMVLGWRGKKPAKTAIVLFLLCLASLVGVNFLLPTHHSFRS encoded by the coding sequence ATGACTGCTTCCCGACTGTTTGAACTGAGCGTGGCCCTGCTCTATCTGGCGGGGTCCGTAACTTACCCTCTGGGGCTTCTGCTGCGCCAGCCAGGGCTGAAACGCGCAGCGGTCTGGACATCGGTCACCGCGTTCGCCCTGCACACCGTGGATCTCGTGCTCCGCTTCGCCGAACTGGGCGCAGCCAACCTGCATCAGCGCCAATTCTACATGAACCTGCTGGCCTGGTTCTTCGTACTCATCTTTTTCGCCCTCTGGTGGCGGCTCAAGCACGATTTTCTGTCTATCGTCACGGCGCCCCTGGCCCTGGTCCTGTTCAGCTCTTCCCTGGCCATCCACACCCAGACCATGACCGTGCCCGAACACTTCAGCGCCCTGTGGTTCGGCCTGCACGTGGGGGCCGTGTTCGTTTCCCTGGCTTTTGTGGTCATGGCCTTCGGAGCGGGGCTGGCCTATCTTTTCCTCGAACAGAAAATCAAAACCAAGACCAGGCTGCCCGGATTCTTCCACGAGCTGCCGTCTCTGGAAACCTTCGACAGGGCCAACGACTGGGCCGCGCGCATCGGGTTTCCCCTGTACACGGTCAGCATGCTGGCCGGTTTCCTGTGGGCTTCCTTCACCTGGAAAAAAATCATCAGCTGGGATCCCAAGGAAATCGTTTCCATTATCGTCTGGATCGTTTTCGCCCTGCTTTTCCATCAGCGCATGGTGCTGGGCTGGCGTGGCAAAAAGCCCGCGAAAACGGCCATTGTCCTGTTTCTGCTCTGTCTGGCGTCTCTGGTGGGAGTCAATTTCCTGCTTCCGACGCACCACAGTTTCCGGTCCTAA
- the hemA gene encoding glutamyl-tRNA reductase, whose protein sequence is MNQEIYLVGLNHKTAGVDVRERFALNGCDPRSGGLVSEDGPVAEALVLSTCNRVEFLAVGDAAGNAPEAIASFWAAQCGQPASGLDGHIYSHTGAAAVEHLFTVASSLDSMILGEPQILGQLKAAYRQAVENGSTRVIINRLLHKAFSVAKRVRTETAIASSAVSISYAAVELARKIFTDLSNHRALLIGAGEMAELAATHLLSAGVRDFTVVNRTMEHGQELARQFRGRAMPFEDLHQALLETDIVISSTGSPTAVIHARDMKEVLRKRRHKPIFFIDIAVPRDIDPDVNTLDNVYLYDIDDLREVVEENLAGRQQEALKARDIVNEEVRAFMLWRDSLELTPTIVALLDQGERIARRELKKSIRQLGPDPDPQTVAILERLAQSVCHKIYHEPISYLKRRSQEEGSAQRFIHNARRMFNLDREEIPPEAHQDRKSPWAK, encoded by the coding sequence ATGAATCAGGAAATCTATCTTGTCGGTCTGAATCATAAAACCGCTGGCGTGGATGTCCGGGAGCGGTTCGCCTTAAACGGCTGCGATCCCCGCTCCGGCGGCCTCGTCTCCGAGGACGGCCCCGTGGCCGAGGCTCTGGTGCTGTCCACCTGCAACAGGGTTGAATTTCTGGCCGTGGGCGACGCCGCCGGCAACGCCCCGGAGGCCATCGCCAGCTTCTGGGCCGCCCAGTGCGGGCAACCCGCGTCCGGCCTGGACGGACACATCTACAGTCATACCGGCGCGGCAGCCGTGGAACACCTGTTCACCGTGGCTTCCAGCCTGGACTCCATGATTCTGGGCGAACCGCAGATCCTGGGACAGCTCAAGGCCGCCTACCGTCAGGCCGTGGAAAACGGCTCCACCAGAGTGATCATCAACCGGCTGCTGCACAAGGCCTTCTCTGTGGCCAAACGGGTCCGCACCGAGACGGCCATCGCCTCCAGCGCGGTGTCCATCAGCTATGCGGCGGTGGAACTGGCCCGCAAGATATTCACCGATCTCTCCAATCACCGCGCCCTGCTTATCGGTGCCGGCGAAATGGCCGAACTGGCCGCCACGCACCTGCTTTCGGCCGGAGTGCGGGATTTCACCGTGGTCAACCGGACCATGGAACACGGTCAGGAGCTGGCCCGGCAATTCAGGGGGCGGGCCATGCCCTTCGAGGACCTGCATCAGGCCCTGCTGGAAACGGACATCGTCATCAGCTCCACGGGTTCGCCCACGGCCGTCATCCACGCCAGGGACATGAAGGAGGTGCTCCGCAAAAGGCGGCACAAGCCCATCTTCTTCATCGACATCGCCGTGCCCCGGGACATCGATCCGGACGTGAACACTCTGGACAACGTCTATCTGTATGACATCGACGATCTGCGGGAAGTGGTGGAGGAAAATCTGGCCGGACGGCAGCAGGAGGCCCTGAAGGCCAGAGACATCGTAAACGAGGAGGTGCGCGCCTTCATGCTCTGGCGGGACTCGCTGGAACTGACGCCCACCATCGTGGCCCTGCTGGACCAGGGAGAGCGCATCGCCCGGCGGGAACTGAAGAAATCCATCCGCCAGCTCGGCCCCGATCCGGATCCGCAGACCGTGGCCATTCTGGAGCGGCTGGCCCAGTCTGTCTGTCACAAAATCTACCATGAGCCCATCAGCTACCTGAAACGGCGCTCTCAGGAAGAAGGATCGGCCCAGCGCTTCATCCACAACGCCCGCAGAATGTTCAATCTGGACCGGGAGGAAATTCCTCCCGAGGCGCATCAGGACCGCAAATCCCCCTGGGCCAAATGA
- a CDS encoding pyridoxal-phosphate dependent enzyme, with product MLHENILSLVGAAPIVRLNRIFPHPRIILAAKVEGASVGGSIKDRVALSMVEAAEASGELTPDKIIIEATSGNTGVGLAMVCAVKGYRLTLLMPDSASEERKRIMRAYGAELRLTPGCLGTDGAIEEAYRLAREEPDKYLLMDQYNNPASIRAHFMGTGREILEQTGGAVTHVVATLGTSGTAMGIARRMKESAPGVCVAAVEPFAGHKIQGLKNMQESYPPGIYDKHALDRIIHVEDEEAFSCARRLAREEGILSGMSAGAALAGALRLARELDAGGESGFIVFICPDTGERYLSTTLFAPPARQGLAVHSVDTGTVEFLGSPSGGHALFTPGPSLDDIGELDVWRRIVLMDVLGRALSGEGRAARMAVGVADMDDRALAGARDAGLPPDQFRERGVETMAGYARSLGVSSALRFALSGDSLDRALELTRRLLSRGRAYEKLRSVYFDVTRDKDYGRTSGMDTAGVHVGHTVDLDDYVKENPADFTLLKRASLQDLKLGDVIETQWGKVRPSWFLQMASAALDSLGAVSVMLAGESQRFPHLDNFSAIWSAGADIRPRAWMVIQPVIRREGGVTSLEQALELAGNGTAVRLWLLSSSHLKSLACTGESLVMWRRNQHRLQDAFVTATLGDGPGKADPSFNQTLYDVKTAFAAALENNLDLAHFWPVLFGFAKILNGRPPTREEGEAAREQFLACDSVLGFLDGARLPLPKQEWPEEAAGLVARREWAREQGNFALADELRGELVRMGLRLEDHRAGARLYRE from the coding sequence ATGCTGCATGAGAATATTCTCTCTCTGGTGGGGGCCGCGCCCATCGTGCGTCTGAACCGGATTTTTCCGCATCCGCGCATCATTCTGGCGGCCAAGGTCGAAGGGGCCAGCGTGGGCGGATCCATCAAGGACCGTGTGGCCCTGTCCATGGTCGAGGCGGCCGAGGCCAGCGGAGAACTGACCCCGGACAAAATTATCATCGAAGCCACCAGCGGCAACACCGGCGTGGGGCTGGCCATGGTCTGCGCGGTGAAGGGCTACCGGCTGACCCTGCTCATGCCCGATTCCGCCTCGGAGGAACGCAAGCGGATCATGCGCGCTTACGGGGCGGAGCTGCGCCTGACGCCGGGATGCCTGGGCACGGACGGGGCCATCGAGGAAGCCTACCGCTTGGCCAGAGAGGAGCCGGACAAGTACCTGCTCATGGACCAGTACAACAATCCGGCCAGCATCAGGGCGCATTTTATGGGCACGGGCCGGGAGATTCTGGAGCAGACGGGCGGAGCGGTCACGCATGTGGTGGCCACGCTGGGCACTTCGGGCACGGCCATGGGCATCGCCCGGCGGATGAAGGAATCCGCTCCGGGAGTGTGCGTGGCGGCGGTGGAGCCCTTTGCCGGGCACAAGATTCAGGGCCTCAAGAACATGCAGGAGTCCTACCCGCCCGGCATCTACGACAAGCATGCTCTGGACCGGATCATTCACGTGGAGGACGAGGAGGCTTTTTCCTGCGCCCGGCGTCTGGCCAGGGAAGAGGGCATCCTGTCGGGCATGAGCGCGGGAGCGGCTCTGGCCGGAGCGCTGCGTCTGGCCCGGGAACTGGACGCCGGGGGAGAATCCGGGTTCATCGTGTTCATCTGCCCGGACACCGGGGAGCGCTATCTGTCCACCACGCTGTTTGCGCCGCCCGCCCGGCAGGGACTGGCCGTGCACAGCGTGGATACGGGAACTGTGGAGTTTCTCGGCTCGCCGTCCGGCGGACACGCCCTGTTCACGCCGGGCCCCAGTCTGGACGACATCGGAGAGCTGGATGTCTGGCGGCGCATCGTCCTCATGGACGTGCTGGGCCGGGCCCTGTCCGGGGAGGGTCGGGCCGCGCGGATGGCTGTCGGTGTGGCGGACATGGACGACCGCGCTCTGGCCGGAGCGCGAGACGCCGGTCTGCCCCCGGACCAGTTCCGGGAGCGGGGAGTGGAGACAATGGCCGGATACGCGCGGAGCCTGGGAGTATCTTCGGCGCTGCGTTTCGCCCTGTCCGGAGACAGTCTGGACCGTGCCCTGGAACTGACGCGGCGGCTTTTGTCGCGGGGCCGGGCCTACGAAAAGCTGCGTTCCGTCTATTTCGACGTGACCAGGGACAAAGACTACGGCCGGACTTCCGGCATGGACACGGCGGGTGTGCATGTCGGGCACACGGTGGATCTGGATGATTACGTCAAGGAAAATCCGGCGGATTTCACGCTGCTGAAGCGGGCCAGCCTGCAGGACCTGAAGCTGGGGGACGTGATCGAAACCCAGTGGGGCAAGGTCCGGCCCAGCTGGTTTCTCCAGATGGCCTCCGCCGCCCTGGACAGTCTGGGCGCGGTATCGGTCATGCTGGCCGGAGAATCCCAACGCTTCCCGCATCTGGACAACTTCAGCGCCATCTGGAGCGCGGGAGCCGATATCCGGCCAAGGGCCTGGATGGTGATTCAGCCCGTGATCCGGCGCGAGGGCGGAGTCACTTCGCTGGAACAGGCGCTGGAACTGGCCGGGAACGGGACGGCCGTACGTCTGTGGCTGCTGTCGTCGTCGCATCTCAAGTCTCTGGCCTGCACCGGGGAGAGTCTGGTCATGTGGCGCAGAAACCAGCACCGGCTCCAGGATGCCTTTGTGACGGCCACCCTCGGAGACGGACCGGGAAAGGCGGATCCGTCCTTCAATCAGACCCTGTACGACGTGAAGACGGCCTTTGCGGCGGCTCTCGAAAACAATCTGGATCTGGCCCATTTCTGGCCGGTGCTGTTCGGTTTTGCCAAGATCCTCAACGGCCGTCCGCCGACCCGTGAGGAAGGCGAGGCCGCCCGCGAACAGTTTCTGGCCTGCGACAGCGTGCTGGGCTTTCTGGACGGCGCCCGGCTGCCGTTACCCAAACAGGAATGGCCCGAAGAAGCGGCAGGTCTGGTGGCGCGGCGGGAGTGGGCCCGCGAACAGGGGAATTTTGCCCTGGCCGATGAACTGCGCGGGGAGCTGGTCCGAATGGGGCTGCGTCTGGAAGATCACCGGGCGGGCGCGCGGCTGTACAGGGAGTGA
- a CDS encoding precorrin-2 dehydrogenase/sirohydrochlorin ferrochelatase family protein: protein MRYYPLLLDIRRAHCVVVGAGEVGQRKIETLLACDPARLTAVDPRPPGPALLAFLARHANFTYAKRPFADTDLDGARLVFACTPLRELNARIGLLCRDKNILCNMADDPESGDFTLPASITRGDLTITVSTGGASPALSRVIRRDLEERYGPEYERLTRLMGRIRPAQLALGGSSSENRRVFRDLAAAPLPELIRKNDRSACERTLKALLPADLHAQIGEWCDDCFPTV from the coding sequence ATGCGCTACTATCCTCTGCTTCTGGACATACGCCGTGCCCACTGTGTGGTGGTCGGCGCGGGCGAGGTGGGCCAAAGGAAAATAGAAACCCTGCTGGCCTGCGATCCGGCCCGGCTGACAGCGGTGGATCCTCGTCCGCCGGGCCCCGCTTTGCTGGCCTTCCTTGCCAGACATGCCAACTTCACGTATGCGAAGCGGCCTTTCGCGGACACGGATCTGGACGGCGCGCGCCTGGTTTTCGCCTGCACGCCGCTACGCGAACTCAACGCCCGGATCGGTCTGCTGTGCCGGGACAAAAACATCCTGTGCAACATGGCCGACGATCCCGAAAGCGGCGATTTCACCCTTCCGGCGAGCATCACGCGCGGCGATCTGACCATTACCGTCTCCACCGGCGGCGCAAGCCCGGCCCTGTCCCGGGTCATCCGGCGGGATCTGGAAGAACGCTACGGCCCGGAATACGAGCGGCTGACCAGGCTGATGGGACGCATCCGGCCAGCGCAGCTGGCTCTGGGCGGAAGCAGTTCCGAGAACCGGCGCGTGTTCCGCGATCTGGCGGCCGCTCCCCTGCCGGAACTGATCCGCAAAAACGACCGGAGCGCATGCGAGCGGACCCTGAAGGCCCTGCTCCCCGCCGACCTGCATGCACAAATCGGAGAATGGTGCGATGACTGCTTCCCGACTGTTTGA
- the gatB gene encoding Asp-tRNA(Asn)/Glu-tRNA(Gln) amidotransferase subunit GatB yields the protein MMNYEVVIGLEVHAQLKTSSKIFCSCSTAFGAAPNENTCPVCTGMPGALPVVNARAVEYAVKMALAVDCTVNRTSLFARKNYFYPDLPMGYQISQFDLPVAEHGHIFIHTEKGEKRIGITRIHMENDAGKNIHSTVDNVSYVDLNRAGVPLIEIVSEPDMRSAGEAVAYLKNLRAILVYLGICDGNLEEGSFRCDANVSIRPFGQREFGTRAELKNMNSFRNIQRAIEYEVERQIDLVEEGGQVIQETRLFDAAKGVTRSMRGKEEAHDYRYFPDPDLPPLVIREEWIEKWRSELPELPAARCRRFREELGLPAYDAEVLTAEKDVADYFEKTLSAGAEPKKVSNWIMGELLRELNDRGATLAECGFRPEELAALIRLVDGGLISGTIAKTVFKDLFATGGDPEAYVRTKGMVQISDNSALEGFVDEVLTENPAEVERFRAGDRKLTGFFVGQVMKKSRGKANPALVNKLLAEKLG from the coding sequence ATCATGAATTACGAAGTCGTCATCGGGCTGGAAGTGCATGCCCAGCTCAAAACCAGCAGCAAGATTTTCTGTTCCTGTTCCACGGCCTTCGGGGCCGCCCCCAACGAGAATACCTGCCCCGTGTGCACGGGCATGCCGGGCGCCTTGCCGGTGGTGAACGCCAGGGCCGTGGAATATGCGGTGAAAATGGCTCTGGCCGTGGATTGCACGGTGAACCGTACCTCGCTTTTCGCCCGCAAGAACTATTTCTACCCGGACCTGCCCATGGGCTACCAGATATCCCAGTTCGACCTGCCCGTGGCCGAACACGGCCATATCTTCATCCACACGGAAAAAGGGGAGAAGCGCATCGGCATCACCCGCATCCACATGGAAAACGACGCGGGCAAGAACATTCATTCCACGGTGGACAATGTTTCCTATGTGGACCTGAACCGGGCCGGAGTGCCGCTCATCGAAATCGTCAGCGAGCCGGACATGCGTTCCGCCGGGGAAGCCGTGGCCTATCTGAAGAATCTGCGGGCCATTCTGGTGTATCTGGGCATTTGCGACGGCAATCTGGAAGAGGGCAGTTTCCGCTGCGACGCCAACGTGTCCATCCGGCCCTTCGGCCAGCGGGAATTCGGCACCCGTGCGGAACTGAAGAACATGAACTCCTTCCGCAATATCCAGCGGGCCATCGAATATGAGGTGGAGCGCCAGATTGATCTGGTGGAAGAGGGCGGGCAGGTGATCCAGGAAACCCGGCTTTTCGATGCGGCCAAGGGCGTGACCCGGTCCATGCGGGGCAAGGAGGAGGCCCACGATTACCGCTATTTTCCGGATCCGGACCTGCCGCCTCTGGTCATCAGGGAAGAGTGGATCGAGAAGTGGCGGTCGGAACTGCCGGAGCTGCCCGCCGCCCGCTGCCGCCGTTTCCGGGAGGAACTGGGCCTGCCCGCCTATGACGCCGAGGTGCTGACGGCCGAAAAGGACGTGGCCGATTATTTCGAGAAAACACTGTCCGCCGGTGCCGAACCCAAAAAGGTATCCAACTGGATCATGGGCGAACTGCTGCGTGAGCTGAATGACCGGGGCGCTACCCTGGCCGAATGCGGATTCCGGCCGGAGGAACTGGCCGCCCTGATCCGGCTGGTGGACGGCGGGCTTATCAGCGGCACCATCGCCAAGACCGTGTTCAAGGACCTGTTCGCCACGGGCGGAGACCCGGAAGCCTATGTCAGGACCAAGGGAATGGTCCAGATTTCGGACAATTCGGCTCTGGAGGGTTTCGTGGATGAGGTGCTGACCGAAAATCCGGCCGAGGTGGAGCGTTTCCGGGCCGGGGACAGGAAGCTGACCGGATTTTTCGTGGGGCAGGTCATGAAAAAGTCCAGAGGCAAGGCCAATCCGGCCCTGGTCAACAAACTGCTGGCTGAGAAGCTGGGCTGA
- a CDS encoding M20/M25/M40 family metallo-hydrolase, whose product MIDSRRLTKTFFDLVRIDSPSLHEKAVSDHLCSLLAPRGFDIRIDDAGKLAGGDTGNLIVRVPATGPGKPRAFSAHMDCVPPCIGVQPVLKDGVITTASDTVLGGDDKAGIAAILEALFHLEEESIPHPELFLLFTICEEEGLVGARNMDYSLVGAGEAVVLDSGGAVGTIITRSPAKADIAMTFLGRPAHAGIEPEKGISAIQMAAGAITRMRLLRIDGETTANLGRIEGGTQTNIVADRVTLTAEIRAQEEARLQEQIEYMRRCCADAAGEAGGDFSFTPRLAYPALSVPDDSPLLREALEACSRLELTPAVKGTGGGSDANVFSGQGMAAINLGIGMSRIHTTDEFITVDSLIQITRLTAELMRSKES is encoded by the coding sequence ATGATCGATTCCCGGCGACTGACCAAAACATTTTTTGATCTGGTCCGCATCGACAGCCCCTCTCTGCACGAAAAGGCCGTGTCCGACCACTTGTGCTCCCTGCTCGCTCCACGCGGCTTTGATATCCGCATTGACGACGCCGGAAAGCTTGCCGGAGGCGACACAGGCAACCTCATCGTACGCGTTCCGGCCACCGGCCCGGGCAAACCCAGGGCCTTTTCCGCCCATATGGACTGCGTTCCGCCCTGCATCGGCGTGCAGCCTGTGCTGAAGGACGGCGTCATCACCACCGCCTCGGACACGGTGCTCGGCGGAGACGACAAGGCAGGCATCGCGGCCATTCTGGAAGCCCTCTTCCACCTGGAGGAAGAAAGCATCCCGCATCCCGAACTCTTCCTGCTTTTCACCATCTGTGAGGAAGAAGGCCTCGTCGGAGCCAGGAACATGGACTATTCTCTGGTCGGGGCCGGAGAAGCCGTGGTGCTGGATTCCGGCGGAGCAGTGGGCACCATCATCACCCGCTCGCCCGCCAAGGCCGACATCGCCATGACGTTTCTGGGGCGCCCGGCTCACGCGGGCATCGAGCCGGAAAAAGGAATCAGCGCCATTCAGATGGCCGCCGGAGCCATCACCCGCATGCGTCTTCTGCGCATCGACGGGGAAACCACGGCCAACCTGGGGCGCATCGAAGGCGGCACGCAGACCAACATCGTGGCGGACCGCGTGACCCTGACCGCCGAAATCCGCGCTCAGGAGGAAGCCAGACTTCAGGAACAGATTGAATATATGCGCCGGTGCTGCGCGGATGCGGCCGGGGAGGCCGGCGGCGATTTCTCCTTCACGCCCAGGCTCGCCTACCCCGCCCTGAGTGTGCCCGATGACAGTCCGCTCCTTCGGGAGGCTCTGGAGGCCTGCTCCCGCCTGGAGCTGACTCCGGCAGTGAAGGGCACCGGCGGCGGCAGCGACGCCAATGTCTTCTCCGGCCAGGGTATGGCGGCCATCAATCTGGGCATCGGCATGAGCCGGATACACACCACGGACGAGTTCATCACCGTGGACAGCCTGATCCAGATCACGCGCCTGACGGCCGAACTCATGCGCTCCAAGGAAAGCTGA